Proteins encoded together in one Variovorax paradoxus window:
- the gcvT gene encoding glycine cleavage system aminomethyltransferase GcvT, with translation MAASASSSDAPLLKTPLHDLHVELGARMVPFAGYSMPVQYPAGLMAEHKHTRDAAGLFDISHMGQLRLVGPDAAAAFETLMPVDVIDLAPGKQRYGLLLNDEGGILDDLMFFNEGHGSIFVIVNGACKVADLAHIQQKIGARCDVQPMPDHALLALQGPQAATVLARLSPGIERFVFMTGGAVKIGGIPAFATRSGYTGEDGFEISVAGKDADALARLLLAQPEVKPIGLGARNSLRLEAGLCLYGNDIETTTTPVEASLNWAIQKVRRTGGAREGGFPGAAKVLAQLAAATAGAAGRTDHDTLKRKRVGLVALERVPVRDGTLLQSFEGRDIGIVTSGLLGPTADRPVAMGYVATAFSEPGTRVQAIVRGKPVPMEVSTLPFVPARYYRG, from the coding sequence GTGGCCGCTTCCGCTTCATCATCCGACGCCCCATTGCTCAAGACGCCCCTGCACGACCTGCATGTGGAACTGGGCGCCCGCATGGTGCCTTTTGCCGGCTATTCCATGCCGGTGCAGTACCCCGCCGGCCTGATGGCCGAGCACAAGCACACGCGCGACGCGGCCGGCCTGTTCGACATTTCCCACATGGGCCAGCTGCGCCTGGTGGGGCCAGACGCCGCTGCCGCATTCGAAACCCTGATGCCGGTCGACGTAATCGACCTCGCCCCCGGCAAGCAGCGCTATGGGCTGCTGCTGAACGACGAAGGCGGCATCCTCGACGACCTGATGTTCTTCAACGAGGGGCACGGCTCGATCTTCGTGATCGTGAACGGCGCCTGCAAGGTGGCCGACCTCGCGCATATCCAGCAGAAGATCGGCGCACGCTGCGACGTGCAGCCTATGCCCGACCATGCACTGCTCGCGCTGCAAGGCCCGCAGGCCGCCACGGTGCTGGCCCGCTTGTCGCCCGGCATCGAGCGCTTTGTGTTCATGACCGGCGGCGCGGTGAAGATCGGCGGCATTCCGGCCTTTGCCACGCGCAGCGGCTACACGGGCGAAGACGGCTTCGAGATTTCGGTCGCCGGCAAGGATGCCGACGCCCTCGCCCGCCTGCTGCTGGCGCAGCCCGAGGTCAAGCCCATCGGCCTGGGCGCGCGCAATTCGCTACGGCTCGAAGCCGGGCTCTGCCTGTACGGCAACGACATCGAGACCACCACCACGCCCGTCGAGGCCTCGCTCAACTGGGCGATCCAGAAGGTGCGCCGCACGGGCGGCGCGCGCGAAGGCGGCTTTCCGGGTGCGGCCAAGGTGCTGGCGCAACTGGCCGCCGCTACGGCCGGCGCCGCGGGCCGCACCGACCACGACACCCTGAAGCGCAAGCGCGTCGGCCTTGTGGCGCTGGAACGCGTTCCGGTACGCGACGGCACGCTCCTGCAATCTTTCGAAGGCCGGGACATCGGCATTGTGACCAGCGGCCTGCTCGGCCCGACGGCCGATCGCCCGGTTGCCATGGGCTACGTGGCCACCGCGTTTTCAGAGCCTGGCACGCGCGTGCAGGCCATCGTGCGCGGCAAGCCGGTGCCGATGGAAGTCTCGACCCTGCCCTTTGTGCCGGCCCGCTATTACCGCGGCTAG
- the gcvH gene encoding glycine cleavage system protein GcvH, with amino-acid sequence MSIKYTKDHEWVSAEGDAATVGITVHAQDALGDVVFVDLPEVGKTFAQGEVAGVVESVKAAADVFMPVSGEITEVNEALRADPSLANTDPLAAGWFFKVKLSEPSQLDALLDAASYDKFAAES; translated from the coding sequence ATGAGCATCAAGTACACCAAGGACCACGAATGGGTCTCGGCCGAAGGCGACGCTGCTACAGTCGGCATTACCGTTCACGCACAGGATGCGCTGGGCGACGTGGTCTTTGTCGATCTGCCCGAAGTGGGCAAGACCTTTGCGCAAGGTGAAGTGGCCGGTGTCGTCGAATCGGTCAAGGCCGCGGCCGATGTGTTCATGCCCGTGTCGGGCGAGATCACCGAAGTGAACGAAGCGCTCCGCGCCGATCCCTCGCTCGCCAACACCGACCCGCTGGCCGCTGGCTGGTTCTTCAAGGTCAAGCTCAGCGAACCGTCGCAACTCGACGCGCTGCTCGACGCCGCCAGCTACGACAAGTTCGCCGCCGAATCCTGA
- the gcvP gene encoding aminomethyl-transferring glycine dehydrogenase yields the protein MPIPAQPSLQQLENAEEFLARHIGIDAEDEARMLPVIGSETRAELIDGIVPAAIRRARPMRLPAPVTEADALAELKAIAAKNKVFKSFIGQGYYGTHTPGVILRNVLENPAWYTAYTPYQAEISQGRMEALLNFQTMVCDLTGMAIANASMLDEATAAAEAMTLAKRSVKSKSNVFLVSGDCHPQTIEVIKTRAAPLGIEVKVSTVSETLPHLMASCEFFGVLAQYPATTGHVHDLRPLAGHAHQCDAAFCVAADLLALTLLAPPGEWDADIVCGTTQRFGMPLCNGGPHAAYLACRDEFKRSLPGRLVGVSVDTHGQPAYRLALQTREQHIRREKATSNICTAQVLPAVVASMYAVYHGPDGLTRIAQRVAALTAILAQGLAQMGREPVNGTAFDSLTIRTGEDTPKIIERATAAGVNLRQRLQQHLGISLDETTTRADIETLWALFVPVGTPMPRFDDLANTAPRLPEDLRRTSAFLTHPVFNTHKSETAMLRYIRSLSDKDLALDRSMIPLGSCTMKLNATSEMIPITWPEFANIHPFAPAEQQQGYAQLDAQLRAWLCEATGYAGISLQPNAGSQGEYAGLLAIKSFHEAKGQGHRNICLIPSSAHGTNPASAQMVGLQVVVTACDAQGNVDMDDLKRACEKHSDKLAAVMITYPSTHGVFETRVKELCELVHEHGGRVYVDGANMNALVGVAAPGEFGGDVSHLNLHKTFCIPHGGGGPGVGPVCVVEDLVPYLPGHATAGIASNGVGAVSAAPLGNAAVLPISWMYCRMMGAKGLQAATETAILSANYISARLKDHYPTLYASPNGHVAHECILDLRPLKDSSGVTAEDVAKRLIDYGFHAPTLSFPVPGTLMVEPTESEPLAELDRFVDAMIAIRGEIRRVEEGVWPKDDNPLKHAPHTAASLLGTEWPHPYSRELGAFPLAELKQAKYWPPIGRVDNVYGDRNLFCSCVPVGEYQETEEA from the coding sequence ATGCCGATTCCCGCCCAGCCTTCCCTGCAACAACTAGAGAACGCCGAAGAATTTCTCGCCCGCCACATCGGCATCGATGCGGAAGACGAGGCGCGCATGCTGCCGGTGATCGGCTCGGAAACGCGGGCGGAGCTCATCGACGGCATCGTGCCCGCGGCCATTCGACGCGCCAGGCCGATGCGGCTGCCCGCGCCGGTGACCGAGGCGGACGCGCTGGCCGAACTGAAGGCCATTGCGGCGAAGAACAAGGTGTTCAAGAGCTTCATCGGCCAGGGCTACTACGGCACGCACACGCCGGGCGTCATCTTGCGCAACGTGCTCGAGAACCCCGCCTGGTACACCGCCTACACGCCCTACCAGGCCGAGATTTCGCAGGGCCGCATGGAAGCGCTGCTCAACTTCCAGACCATGGTGTGCGACCTGACGGGCATGGCCATTGCCAACGCCTCGATGCTCGACGAAGCCACGGCCGCCGCCGAGGCGATGACGCTCGCCAAGCGCAGCGTGAAGAGCAAGAGCAACGTGTTCCTGGTGTCGGGCGACTGCCACCCGCAGACCATCGAGGTCATCAAGACGCGCGCCGCGCCGCTGGGCATCGAGGTGAAAGTGAGCACCGTGTCGGAGACGCTGCCGCACCTGATGGCGAGCTGCGAATTCTTCGGCGTGCTCGCGCAGTACCCCGCCACCACCGGCCACGTGCATGACCTGCGCCCGCTCGCGGGCCATGCGCACCAGTGCGACGCCGCCTTCTGCGTGGCCGCCGACCTGCTCGCGCTCACCCTGCTCGCGCCGCCGGGCGAATGGGACGCGGACATCGTCTGCGGCACCACGCAGCGCTTCGGCATGCCGCTGTGCAACGGCGGCCCGCACGCCGCCTACCTGGCCTGCCGCGACGAGTTCAAGCGCTCGCTGCCGGGCCGTCTCGTCGGCGTGAGCGTCGACACGCACGGCCAACCCGCCTACCGCCTCGCGCTGCAAACGCGCGAGCAGCACATTCGCCGTGAGAAGGCCACTTCGAACATCTGCACCGCGCAGGTGCTGCCGGCCGTTGTGGCCAGCATGTACGCCGTGTACCACGGGCCCGATGGCCTGACGCGCATTGCGCAGCGCGTGGCGGCGCTCACCGCCATCCTTGCGCAGGGTCTGGCGCAAATGGGCCGCGAACCCGTCAACGGCACCGCCTTCGATTCGCTCACCATCCGCACGGGCGAGGACACGCCGAAGATCATCGAGCGCGCCACCGCGGCCGGCGTCAACTTGCGCCAGCGGCTGCAGCAGCACCTGGGCATTTCGCTCGACGAAACCACGACGCGCGCCGACATCGAAACGCTCTGGGCCCTGTTCGTGCCCGTGGGCACGCCGATGCCGCGTTTCGACGACCTGGCCAACACCGCGCCGCGCCTGCCCGAAGACCTGCGCCGCACCAGCGCCTTTCTGACGCACCCGGTGTTCAACACGCACAAGAGCGAGACGGCGATGCTGCGCTACATCCGCAGCCTCTCGGACAAGGACCTGGCGCTCGACCGCAGCATGATTCCGCTGGGCAGTTGCACGATGAAGCTCAACGCGACCAGCGAGATGATCCCCATCACCTGGCCCGAGTTCGCGAACATCCACCCCTTCGCGCCCGCCGAGCAGCAGCAAGGCTATGCGCAGCTCGATGCGCAGTTGCGCGCATGGCTGTGCGAAGCCACCGGCTACGCGGGCATCAGCCTGCAGCCCAATGCCGGCTCGCAGGGCGAGTACGCGGGCCTGCTGGCGATCAAGTCCTTCCATGAGGCCAAGGGCCAGGGCCATCGCAACATCTGCCTGATTCCCTCGTCGGCGCACGGCACCAACCCCGCAAGCGCCCAGATGGTCGGCCTGCAGGTGGTGGTGACCGCCTGCGACGCGCAGGGCAACGTCGACATGGACGACCTGAAGCGCGCCTGCGAAAAGCACAGCGACAAGCTGGCCGCGGTGATGATCACCTACCCCAGCACGCACGGCGTGTTCGAAACCCGCGTGAAAGAGCTCTGTGAGCTGGTGCACGAGCACGGCGGCCGCGTGTATGTCGATGGCGCCAACATGAATGCGCTGGTCGGCGTGGCCGCGCCGGGCGAATTCGGCGGCGACGTGAGCCACCTGAACCTGCACAAGACCTTCTGCATTCCGCACGGCGGCGGCGGGCCGGGCGTGGGCCCGGTGTGCGTGGTCGAAGACCTGGTGCCGTACCTGCCGGGCCATGCGACGGCCGGCATTGCATCGAACGGCGTCGGTGCTGTTTCCGCGGCGCCGCTGGGCAATGCGGCCGTGCTGCCGATCAGCTGGATGTACTGCCGCATGATGGGCGCCAAGGGGCTGCAGGCCGCAACCGAAACCGCCATCCTGAGCGCCAACTACATCAGCGCGCGCCTCAAGGACCACTACCCCACGCTGTACGCAAGCCCCAACGGCCACGTTGCGCACGAATGCATCCTGGACCTGCGCCCGCTCAAGGACTCCAGCGGCGTGACCGCGGAAGACGTGGCCAAGCGCCTGATCGACTACGGCTTTCATGCGCCGACCTTGAGCTTTCCGGTGCCGGGCACGCTGATGGTCGAACCGACCGAGAGCGAGCCGCTGGCCGAGTTGGACCGCTTCGTCGACGCGATGATCGCCATTCGCGGCGAGATCCGCCGCGTGGAAGAAGGCGTCTGGCCCAAGGACGACAACCCGCTGAAGCACGCGCCCCACACCGCCGCGAGCCTGCTCGGCACCGAATGGCCGCACCCCTACTCGCGTGAGCTCGGCGCGTTTCCGCTGGCCGAACTCAAGCAGGCCAAGTACTGGCCGCCCATCGGCCGGGTCGACAACGTGTACGGTGACCGCAACCTGTTCTGCAGCTGCGTGCCAGTGGGCGAATACCAGGAAACCGAAGAGGCCTGA
- a CDS encoding DUF3014 domain-containing protein, producing the protein MSDSDTSEFRPRRESSAGTFIVIGLLALAAAFLGWRWYQQQQPQAVEPSPVARAPNDGPTPAPAPAPQPESLEPKNPIDAIALPDSSLPTVADSDTRVMSALVDLLGSKNVAEFVQFDGLVRRFVATIDNLAREQAPASSWPVQPTRQRFATEGKGDAQAIAANNAARYNPIVLLAGSVDPAKAAKTYARLYPLFQKAYEELGYPGRYFNDRLIAVIDHLLQAPEPAGPVQVRLVEVKGNVSSQRPWVRYEYADPQLESLSSGQKIMVRVGLENERKLKASLRGFREQIATGDMAKKKQR; encoded by the coding sequence ATGTCCGACAGCGACACCTCCGAATTCAGGCCGCGCCGCGAGAGCTCGGCCGGCACCTTCATCGTCATCGGCCTGCTGGCGCTCGCGGCCGCCTTTTTAGGCTGGCGCTGGTATCAGCAGCAGCAACCGCAGGCAGTCGAACCCTCGCCCGTGGCCAGGGCGCCAAACGACGGCCCCACGCCCGCACCGGCACCAGCGCCGCAGCCCGAATCGCTGGAGCCCAAGAACCCCATCGATGCCATTGCGCTGCCCGATTCGAGCCTGCCCACGGTCGCCGATTCCGACACGCGCGTGATGTCGGCGCTGGTCGACTTGCTGGGCAGCAAGAACGTGGCGGAGTTCGTGCAGTTCGATGGCTTGGTGCGCCGCTTCGTGGCCACCATCGACAACCTGGCACGCGAGCAGGCGCCCGCGAGCTCATGGCCCGTGCAGCCCACCAGGCAGCGCTTCGCTACCGAAGGAAAGGGCGACGCGCAGGCCATCGCGGCCAACAATGCCGCGCGCTACAACCCCATCGTGCTGCTTGCGGGGTCGGTCGACCCGGCCAAGGCCGCCAAGACGTATGCGCGGCTCTATCCGCTCTTTCAGAAAGCGTATGAAGAGCTTGGCTATCCAGGCCGCTATTTCAACGACCGGCTCATTGCCGTGATCGACCATCTGCTGCAGGCGCCTGAACCCGCCGGCCCGGTGCAGGTCCGGCTCGTCGAGGTCAAGGGCAACGTGTCGTCGCAGCGGCCCTGGGTGCGCTATGAATACGCCGATCCGCAGCTCGAGTCGCTCTCGTCCGGCCAGAAGATCATGGTGCGGGTGGGGCTGGAAAACGAGCGCAAGCTCAAGGCCAGCCTGCGCGGCTTCCGCGAGCAGATTGCCACGGGCGACATGGCCAAGAAGAAGCAGCGCTGA
- a CDS encoding alpha/beta hydrolase: MPQLHLPFKFLEQPCNANVREPWLLVLMHGVGSNEQDLFGLAPRMPPQFHVLSLRAPYVLSPDAYAWFEFQVLPGGERHIDEQQERESRFLVGEMIASASQQLGVPPERVVVGGFSQGGIMALSLLLTQPAKVRAAMVWHSRLLPQVVPHIAAPEAFEGKALWVSHGSADNVIAPSAAQATRELARGLPLALSGADFPGGHEIRPAELQGTLAWLQALSASAGTPQSRP, translated from the coding sequence ATGCCGCAACTTCATTTGCCCTTCAAGTTTCTCGAGCAGCCTTGCAATGCCAACGTGCGCGAGCCGTGGCTGCTGGTGCTGATGCACGGTGTAGGCAGCAACGAGCAAGACCTGTTCGGCCTTGCGCCGCGCATGCCGCCGCAGTTTCATGTGCTGAGCTTGCGCGCGCCCTATGTGCTGTCGCCCGATGCGTATGCATGGTTCGAGTTCCAGGTGCTGCCCGGCGGTGAGCGGCACATCGATGAACAGCAGGAGCGCGAAAGCCGCTTTCTCGTCGGCGAGATGATTGCCTCGGCGTCGCAGCAACTGGGCGTGCCGCCGGAGCGCGTGGTGGTCGGTGGCTTCAGCCAGGGCGGCATCATGGCGCTTTCGCTGTTGCTGACGCAGCCCGCCAAGGTGCGCGCCGCCATGGTGTGGCACAGCCGCCTGCTGCCGCAGGTGGTGCCGCACATCGCCGCGCCGGAAGCCTTCGAAGGCAAGGCGCTGTGGGTGAGCCATGGCAGTGCCGACAACGTGATTGCGCCAAGCGCTGCACAAGCCACGCGCGAACTGGCGCGTGGCTTGCCGCTGGCGCTCTCGGGTGCAGACTTTCCGGGCGGGCACGAGATTCGTCCCGCCGAGCTGCAAGGCACGCTGGCGTGGCTTCAGGCGCTCAGCGCTTCTGCGGGTACGCCCCAGTCACGCCCATAG
- a CDS encoding NAD(P)H-dependent flavin oxidoreductase, with amino-acid sequence MTTLQQLLGTELPLIQAPMAGIQGSAMAIAVSNAGGLGSLPCAMLGNDAIRSEIGAIRAGTGKPYNVNFFCHVSPQPSAEREDIWRNALAPYYREHGIDAASIPTGPGRNPFSEAVAEVLAEFRPPVVSFHFGLPPEPLLAQVRGWGSKILASATTVDEALWLEAKGVDAVIAQGLEAGGHRGHFLSFDLTAQLGTFALLPQVVRAVRLPVIAAGGIADAKGVAAAMALGAAGVQVGTAYMLAPEATTSALHRAALKSDAARHTALTNLFTGRPARGIMNRLMRDLGPIAAVAPEFPLATSGIAPLRAKAEAQGLGDFSPLWSGQNATGCSELPAAEITRALAQGFHLAA; translated from the coding sequence ATGACCACGCTGCAGCAACTTCTAGGTACCGAACTTCCGTTGATCCAGGCGCCCATGGCCGGCATCCAGGGCAGTGCCATGGCCATTGCCGTGAGCAATGCCGGCGGGCTCGGCTCGCTGCCGTGCGCCATGCTGGGCAACGATGCCATCCGCAGCGAAATAGGCGCAATTCGCGCGGGCACCGGCAAGCCGTACAACGTCAATTTCTTCTGCCACGTTTCGCCGCAGCCGAGCGCCGAACGCGAGGACATCTGGCGCAACGCGCTCGCGCCTTATTACCGCGAACACGGCATCGATGCAGCGTCCATTCCCACGGGCCCGGGCCGCAACCCGTTCAGCGAAGCCGTTGCCGAGGTGCTGGCCGAGTTTCGTCCGCCGGTGGTGAGCTTTCATTTCGGCTTGCCGCCCGAGCCGCTGCTGGCGCAGGTGCGCGGGTGGGGCTCGAAGATCCTGGCCTCGGCCACCACGGTCGACGAGGCGCTGTGGCTCGAAGCGAAGGGCGTGGACGCAGTCATTGCCCAAGGCCTGGAGGCGGGCGGCCATCGCGGGCACTTTCTCTCTTTCGACCTGACGGCGCAGCTCGGCACCTTTGCTTTGCTGCCGCAGGTGGTGCGCGCAGTGCGGCTCCCGGTGATTGCCGCGGGCGGCATCGCCGATGCAAAGGGTGTGGCTGCGGCCATGGCGCTGGGCGCCGCCGGAGTACAGGTGGGCACTGCCTACATGCTGGCACCCGAAGCGACCACCAGCGCCCTGCATCGCGCAGCGCTGAAGAGCGACGCGGCGCGCCACACCGCGCTGACCAATCTTTTCACCGGCCGGCCGGCGCGCGGCATCATGAACCGGTTGATGCGCGACCTGGGGCCCATCGCTGCGGTGGCGCCGGAGTTTCCGCTCGCTACGTCGGGCATTGCACCGCTGCGCGCCAAGGCCGAAGCGCAGGGCCTGGGAGATTTTTCTCCCTTGTGGTCGGGGCAGAACGCGACGGGTTGCAGCGAACTGCCGGCCGCCGAGATCACCCGCGCGCTGGCGCAGGGCTTTCATCTCGCTGCCTGA
- a CDS encoding sensor domain-containing diguanylate cyclase — MPSSTDYESMFEFAPMSLWIEDYSGLRRLFESWRSAGVVDLVAHLNAEPGRVRECMAQLQVVSVNQSTLNLFGAQSQAELLSKLGSIFRDDMTAPVIYELDQLWQGKLCFDNQTVNYALDGRRLDVHVRVRVLPGHEASWDRVLVSLDDITARVRAEQLRLESERYARELFERSPVSLWVEDFSAVKILLDDIRKRGISDFTTFIKVHPEFVTRCMREIRVIDVNRETLRMFGAADKGELLDNLSEIFRDEMQDSFAEQLLDLWNGKMLQQREVINYGLTGDLLNIHMQFAVLEDRLATWDLVLVSLIDITARKKAEAYLEYLGKHDVLTQLRNRAFFSEEVNRLTRKGPWPVSVLVIDMNGLKPVNDEEGHAAGDALLRRVGEVLSKAVDEPGWPARIGGDEFAVVLPKTDERGAEAMRDRIASMVDLNNQFYAGQSGRMLNLAMGVATCEAGDQLDAALQRADRAMYEEKARYYRESMIDRRR; from the coding sequence ATGCCGTCTTCCACCGACTACGAGTCGATGTTCGAATTTGCACCCATGTCTCTCTGGATCGAGGACTACAGCGGGCTGCGCCGGCTGTTCGAATCATGGCGCAGTGCAGGCGTGGTGGACCTGGTGGCCCACCTGAATGCCGAACCGGGCCGCGTGCGCGAATGCATGGCGCAACTGCAGGTAGTGAGCGTCAACCAGAGCACGCTCAACCTCTTCGGCGCCCAAAGCCAGGCCGAACTACTTTCGAAGCTCGGCAGCATCTTTCGCGACGACATGACCGCGCCGGTCATCTACGAACTCGACCAGCTCTGGCAAGGCAAGCTGTGCTTCGACAACCAGACGGTCAACTATGCGCTGGACGGCCGCAGGCTCGATGTGCATGTGCGGGTGCGGGTGCTGCCCGGCCATGAGGCGTCATGGGACCGCGTGCTGGTGTCTCTGGACGACATTACGGCGCGCGTGCGGGCCGAGCAGCTGCGCCTGGAGAGCGAACGCTATGCGCGCGAGCTGTTCGAGCGCTCGCCCGTCTCCTTGTGGGTGGAAGACTTCAGCGCGGTGAAGATCCTGCTGGACGACATCCGCAAGCGGGGCATCAGCGACTTCACCACCTTCATCAAGGTGCACCCGGAGTTCGTCACCCGCTGCATGCGCGAAATCCGCGTGATCGACGTGAACCGTGAAACCCTGCGCATGTTCGGTGCGGCCGACAAGGGCGAGCTCCTGGACAACCTCTCGGAGATCTTTCGCGACGAGATGCAAGACTCCTTCGCCGAGCAGCTGCTGGACCTCTGGAACGGCAAGATGCTGCAGCAGCGCGAGGTGATCAACTACGGGCTGACCGGCGACCTGCTGAACATCCACATGCAGTTTGCCGTGCTCGAAGACCGGCTCGCCACCTGGGACCTGGTGCTGGTCTCGCTGATCGACATCACCGCCCGCAAGAAGGCCGAGGCCTATCTGGAGTACCTGGGCAAGCACGACGTGCTCACGCAACTGCGCAACCGCGCCTTCTTCTCGGAAGAAGTGAACCGGCTGACGCGCAAGGGCCCGTGGCCGGTGTCGGTGCTGGTCATCGACATGAACGGCCTGAAGCCCGTGAACGACGAGGAAGGCCACGCCGCCGGCGACGCGCTGCTCAGGCGGGTGGGCGAGGTGCTGAGCAAGGCCGTCGATGAGCCCGGCTGGCCCGCGCGGATTGGTGGCGACGAGTTTGCCGTCGTGCTGCCCAAGACGGACGAACGCGGCGCGGAAGCAATGCGCGACCGCATTGCCTCCATGGTCGACCTGAACAACCAGTTCTATGCCGGGCAGAGCGGACGGATGCTCAACCTTGCAATGGGCGTGGCAACCTGCGAGGCCGGCGACCAGCTCGACGCGGCCCTGCAGCGCGCGGACCGCGCCATGTACGAGGAGAAGGCCCGCTACTACCGCGAAAGCATGATCGATCGCCGGCGCTAG
- a CDS encoding glycosyltransferase, with product MKVESRKAQRSAIYLSVSAKFLIALIGASAWMGFSIWAAAPWLADLKGHVGIVFAVFLVYGIAIIPGFMNAFMAISLVLDKRPPHRPLAVYPPLSILIAAYNEAASIEETLVSIDQQKYPGELQVIVINDGSADSTAQVVQRALERYKWLTFVDLKKNGGKARALNIGFKEVLHDLVVTVDADSYLYRGALTSIVERYEADPPNTRAVAGKILVRNSRQNWITRCQEWDYFHGISAIKRVQSLFQGTLVAQGAFSVYDRDALAEVGGWPECVGEDIVLTWALLKAGYRVGHCEDACLFTNVPATLKQLVKQRQRWARGMTEAFVKHPGILLKLRLSTFFIHWNLLFPWLDLAFTIGFIPGIIFALFGYYWIVGPMTLALIPAAFALSFLMFSIERRMFRNTGLVVRKNIQGFFVYVLLYSLLLQPASVLGYLDELFRKPKAWGTK from the coding sequence ATGAAAGTGGAAAGCCGGAAGGCGCAGCGCTCGGCGATTTACCTGTCGGTTTCAGCTAAATTTCTGATCGCATTGATCGGCGCCAGCGCCTGGATGGGCTTTTCGATCTGGGCCGCCGCCCCTTGGTTGGCCGACCTTAAAGGCCATGTAGGAATTGTTTTCGCCGTCTTCCTGGTGTATGGCATTGCCATAATTCCAGGATTCATGAACGCATTCATGGCGATCAGCCTTGTTCTGGACAAGCGGCCGCCGCACCGGCCGCTGGCGGTTTATCCGCCGCTCTCGATTCTGATTGCGGCATATAACGAAGCAGCCTCGATCGAGGAGACGCTGGTCAGCATCGACCAGCAAAAATATCCGGGTGAATTGCAGGTCATCGTCATCAATGACGGATCTGCGGACAGCACTGCGCAGGTGGTTCAGCGCGCCCTGGAGCGGTATAAGTGGCTCACCTTTGTCGACCTGAAGAAGAACGGTGGCAAGGCTCGCGCGCTGAATATCGGCTTCAAGGAAGTCTTGCACGACCTGGTGGTGACCGTCGATGCCGATTCGTATTTGTACCGCGGGGCGCTCACCAGCATTGTCGAGCGCTATGAAGCCGACCCGCCCAATACGCGGGCTGTTGCCGGAAAAATCCTGGTCCGAAACTCACGGCAAAACTGGATTACCCGCTGCCAGGAGTGGGACTACTTTCACGGCATTTCCGCAATCAAGCGCGTGCAGTCGCTGTTCCAGGGCACCCTCGTTGCCCAAGGTGCCTTTTCTGTTTATGACCGGGATGCGCTGGCCGAGGTTGGCGGGTGGCCCGAGTGCGTGGGCGAAGATATCGTGCTCACATGGGCACTGCTGAAGGCCGGCTATCGGGTGGGGCATTGCGAAGATGCATGCCTGTTTACCAATGTGCCGGCCACCTTGAAGCAGCTGGTCAAGCAGCGCCAGCGCTGGGCGCGCGGCATGACGGAAGCTTTTGTCAAACACCCAGGCATTCTGCTGAAGCTCCGGCTGTCCACCTTCTTTATTCACTGGAACCTGTTGTTCCCGTGGCTCGATCTGGCGTTCACCATCGGCTTCATACCCGGGATAATCTTTGCCTTGTTCGGCTATTACTGGATTGTTGGGCCAATGACTCTTGCGCTGATACCGGCGGCATTTGCGCTGAGTTTCCTGATGTTTTCCATTGAACGCCGCATGTTCAGGAATACCGGCCTGGTGGTGCGCAAGAACATCCAGGGATTTTTTGTCTACGTGCTGCTGTACAGCCTTCTTCTGCAACCGGCCAGCGTGCTCGGCTATCTGGACGAATTGTTCAGGAAGCCCAAGGCATGGGGAACCAAATGA